A window of Hordeum vulgare subsp. vulgare chromosome 5H, MorexV3_pseudomolecules_assembly, whole genome shotgun sequence genomic DNA:
gtctatatacattcgtatgtagtcctctagtggaacctcaaaggcttatatttagaaacggagggagtaaaaaacTTCAAAGAATGCAGTTGGTACATGCAAAAAAGAGagggaaaataaaaacaaaaacgtTTGTAACTTGCTGGCTCATGTCCAGCAGTAACCATATAAACTGAAACTTTAGGAATATGTTGCAAGAAATTCTGAAGTAAATTAGTTTACAATCAAGTAAATATTTTATCATGCAAATGCCAAAAATTATAGCAGTGTACCGTTATACAGAAGACATGGGCGCACACTAATTGATCAAATAAACCCATGTCATTGCCATAATTATCATGATATACTGAACAGTAGAGTTGCCATAATTATCACTACTGCATTTTTTCTCCAAGCTTAGAAATATGTGACCCTATTTTTGTTTCTTAATTTTCTGAGATTCAGATGAGAATTTGCATGGGCTTATAATGTGTTTTCTCAAGCTAGCTACCCAAATGTTTTCTCATGCTGTTATGCAGAATAATTTGACAATATAACTCCTGGAAATGCCGCACAGTTATGAGGAAATTCAACAGGAAATTATCAGTGATTTTAATACTAGGAATTAACAAGATAATATGGGATGACATCGGTTTTTTCAAGATAGAAATTGATAATACCTTTATGAGGTTGAGACGAGCAGAATGTTTCATTCCTTTGTGAGCTGAAGGCACAACGTTGCCCATTCAACTCACATTTTTGGCACTGGGAGGCAACGGATGTCTGCTCCTGTTCACTCCAGTCAGTCACTATGTCATAAAAACGGAGGGTTCCTTGATCCACGCTGTGATTGTTGGATGCTGAGTCATAATATCCCGTGCCAAATATCGGGATGGCGGCATCTGAGATGACCGTGCAGTCCAATGGAAGATCATACATGAAAGCATCAGTTGCCACCAAATACGAGAAGTGAGTTTCGTTGCTATGGCAGGAGATTGGGCCAGCAATGGCAGCGGCGGCTGGGGCAGAAGCATAGAAACCACCTCTATCATCACGGGCAGGATACTGAGTGATTCCCCTTGGCGTGAACTCCCTTGAGCAGCCTACAAGCTTTCCAGCTTGGCTGTAGTGTGGCGCACAGCGGTGACCGGCGTCAGCCGGTGGTGAACTCATCGAGACGAGCTTCTGAATCATCGTGCAGGCGGAGGTAAGCGGGGTGATGCTGAGGGAGGCACCGGTGTAATTTATGGCGGTGACATTGCATGGGCCAAGAAGTGGGTGAAGCATGATGGTGTCTTGGCCTGAGCATGCTAGCTTCACGCATGTAGTAGCGccgcatggtgatgatgatgatgatgatgatgatgatgatgtgttgcTGAAATCAAGCTGGAGCGGAAACCGGATCTCGGGTCCATCTCTGCTGCACCGAGATGGCGGACAGTTTCTGAAGAAATCTTGGTCGTCCCAAGCTGCGGAAGCCATGGCCGTGCCGGCTCCATGGCTGACAAGGCAGGCCACCATGGCTGCGACAAGAAATATACTCATCTTTCTCCTGTTGTGCTGCAGAGGTGGATGAAGGTAAGCCTGGTATTGTGATTGCAAAGACATTAGAAGAAGAAAATCAGTAGCCTAAGCTGTGCTTGCCTGAGCAAGAACCTCCCCTAGTCCATGAGTCAATACGAACCTACTGTACATATCGTCTCCTAGTACTTGGCTTTGGCTGTGCGTCGTTGTAGGTCAAGCTTCGGTAGACTACATCACTACAATAGAATCCCAGACCTGACACTGACATGTATCAACTACCTTGGCAAATCGCAGGAGCATATGCTGATATGCCAGCATCTCTGCCAGATATGATGATGCGAACTAGAATGAGTCAACGaggatcatatatatatatggcaCATCTTCTCTGTAATGACATATGGATGCAGGAGAGATGCTACACACACGGGGAGTTCACGGGCGATTTACGGGGTGGTTAGGATTGATATGGACGTTAAACATATCCTACCAGGTATTTATACAGATTCCGTAAAAAAAGGTCTTCATACAGGCTCTTTTTAAATCTTCTCCAGCGTCCCTTGGTTTCTGTTTTCACTTTTTTCACCCTTCTTGTACAACGAAGCCAAAGCAAGAGCTAAGCAATCGATCGACTATCACCGATGCCTCCATGGTGGTTGCTGCTGCATTTCATGGTCGCACTTCTTGCCGTGGATGTTGAGGGGCGACATGATAGGTACGACGCCTGCCCTCATTTTTCTTGCGGCCATCTCCAGGACATCCACGACCCTTTCCGTCTGCAAGGCGATCCAACTGAGTGCGGTGCTCCGTCATATGAGCTGGCTTGTGTCGGCGACCGGACTACGATTCAGATCAACACAGGGACATACTTGGTCACCAAGATCGACTATGAACGTTCATACTTTTGGGTCGTGGACGCCAACCTGGACATGAGCAGCAGCTGTCCTCTTCCTCGCTGGGACCAGCGCCCTTACCTAAATGGTCTCCAGGGGCCTGACGGCTTGGTCGAATTTCCCCCCGTGGCTACATGGGCGAACTTTGTGAATTGTTCACGGGCGATCACAAACAGTAGCGACTACAAACCAGTGGTTTGTCTGAGCACCAGTTCTTCTTTCGTCTATGTGTTGATCAACTCTTATTCTGTTGAGAGGCTTAAGCCTTCTTGCGGTTACCTGGCCATGGCTGCCTTGGGTGATCTGAGTATGCTTTTTGATAACGCAAGCCATGGAACTCTGGTAGGATCTCTCAGGGGAGGATTTCGTGTTATGTTTCCTTTCAGATGTAAGAGGACGTCTGGGGACTTCATGGGCTGCCTGAAGGATCAGATTGTGTGAGTTTTATTTTTTATCTAtgtgtacaccgtgcttctgttttgGACCATACATATCTGACTTCTCTACATTTTCTCCATTGTATGCAGCCCACGCCCTGGACAATCACTGGATTATCTTGTCATGCGTTGGCTTATAACCATTCTTACGGTTGATTTTGAAATCTTGTCTTGCGCATTTGGAGCACATAATTTTTCTTCCAGTGAACACCTTGGCCTGCTACACAGTGCAATAGTATACTCCCCGTTGATATTGAAGTTCGTTGCTGGTAGGCCGTCAGAGTTACACATATTAGCTATGGTAGTAGTTTCTTGGTAATCCCACATAAAATTGTTCTATATGTGCAGGAGTATGCAGGTTAGTGGTTGCTCCCCTGGTGGTACTGTTCTTCCTGGCACACAAGTATTGGAAAACAAGGATCACAATCGATGCTGTCGAGAAATTCCTACAGATGCAGCAAATGATCGGCCCGACAAGGTATGCCTACACAGATATTGTCGCGGTCACAAGCCATTTCAGAGACAAGCTGGGTCAGGGAGGCTATGGCTCCGTGTACAAGGGCATTCTGCTCCCAGGCGATGTCCATGTGGCCATCAAGATGCTGGACGGTAAATCCTGCTGCGATGGAGAAGATTTCATCAGTGAGGTCTCCACCATCGGCAGGATCCACCACGTCAATGTGGTCCGTCTGGTCGGGTTCTGCTCGGAGGAAATGAGGAGGGCGCTAGTCTACGAGTATATGCCCCATGGTTCTCTTGATAAGTACATCTTCTCGGTCGAGAAGAGTTTCTCCTGGGACAAGCTCAGTGAAATTGCCTTGGGAATTGCTAGAGGGATCAACTACCTGCATCAAGGATGTGACATGCAGATTCTACACTTTGACATCAAGCCACACAACATCCTTCTTGACACCAATTTTGTCCCAAAAGTTGCCGATTTTGGCCTTGCCAAGCTATACCCAAGGGACAACAGTTTTGTGCCGTTGAGCGCTTTACGGGGAACAATCGGGTACATAGCTCCTGAGATGATATCCCGGAGCTTTGGCGTCATATCCAGCAAGTCCGACGTTTACAGCTTCGGGATGCTGCTGTTGGAGATGGCTGGAGGACGCAGGAACGCAGACCCAAACGCAGCAAACTCAAGCCAGGCATTCTACCCATCGTGGGTGTATGACCGGCTAACTAAACATGAACTGGGTGAGATATCTGCTGAGATGCATGAATTGGAGAGGAAGCTGTGCCTTGTTGGTCTGTGTTGCATCCAGATGAAGCCTCATGATCGGCCAGAGATGAGCGAAGTCATAGAGATGCTCGAAGGGAGCGTTGACAGCGTGCAGGTGCCTTCAAGGCCATTCTTCTGTGACGATGAGCACAGCCCTGTAGTGGAGCCTTACCATTTCCTCTCTGAGCTGACTACCATTTCGGAGGAGGATGAGTGAAATTTTCTTTATGTTCGATGAAGTGAATTATTACGAGGTGACAAACTTATCTTGCGAAAAGTTGCAGTAATGGTTGTTATGAACTATGGAATGTGAAATTGTGAAtgctttatactccctccgtcctaaaataagtgtcacGGATTTATTACTAACTTAGTACAAATTTAATACTAGagcagcgacacttattttgggatggagggagtatattataAGCCATGCTTCTTGTGAATGTTCATCCGAAATGCAGGCATATCATGTGTGAAATTTCATTTATCCCATTGCCCAAAAGGATGTGAACAGTCATGaatttttgaagaaaaatgaacACCAGAGAATTATACATGGGAAAAATGTAGTACAGTACATCCTTGCagtttttctgaactgatgggaaAAATGACATACTCTGTCTGAACTGATGGCGAGAACCTGATGATGCCTCGTGCTGCAGTTTTTCTTCTGGCGCTGTTTGTTGGTTTCCAAGTGCTGCAGCTCCTGATGGCACATCCTTGCAGCCCAACTAAAATGGCAGAAAATAATCGGGGTCTGCAACCTACTACACGTTATAAATTTGGAGGAAATTTATATTTCTACTAGGGGTGAGGCAGCTTGCCTGTAATGTACTGTATTTAGGAGTGAGGCAGCTGCTACATGTGGGACGCCGCCGAGAGGAGGTGCGGCGAAATGATGGAGACGTGCCCCGCGCCGCAGCATCCTGGTCATCGTCGCCGGCTGCCGTCGCCTCAGCCTCCCTGCCAAAGCCATCTCCTAAATCTGCCGCCGCCGCATCCATCGTCGCAGACTGCCGTCGCGTTAACCTCCCCTTTCGCCGCCTCCGCCATTGGCCTGCTCTCGCCTGCACACGCGCGTGCTGCACAGGGGTCCCGACGGGAGATTACCTCGAGCAGCGCCGGATCTCAGGGCCGGCTCTTTGTTTTGGAGGGCACTAGCCACTAGGGCGAAGTCGTTAACATGGCCTGCGGGTTGATTATTTGGGCAAAGTATACAGAGTTAATTTTGTTGGATCAATCAGGGCCAATCCAAGCACCTCCATTAAAGTGAAAATAAATGGCCGAAAAAAAGTCAGAGGACAAGGGGGGAAtgcttttttttttagaaaactcaTGACCTATTCATCATCTCATGGCAGTAtaaacaacacaaaaatattaaaaattactccctccattcctaaatatataagtcttttaagatatttcactagaagtctacatacgaaacaaaatgagtgaatctacactctaaagtatgtctatatacatccgtatatagttcatTAATGAAATCTCTTTAAAGACATACATGCATGTAGAGTTGTAGACACACCACGTTTCATCACCCCTTTTTCACCGAAACAGTACCAAACTTGTTGGAGTAGACAGCACGAAACTCGTCGAGCTAAGACCCCATGAAACTAGCACATCATAACAACAACTATCTTCGATAGATCAAAATGATCCAATTATAAACACATGAACGAAGACAAACAAAGACTAGATCCAAACGGATCCATCGAAGATCAGCAATCGAAATCCCGCAAGATCCATCGAAGACACATTCACACGTGCATTCGGCTTATATGTTTAATACGATTCGGTTAATTATAATTTTAGTTTTGGTGAAATAGAAACCGAAATACTCACACAAAATTTAAAAAACCGAACCATATTAACCATAATATATCGGTTCTGTTTGTTCGGTTAACCAAAAAATCAGAATTCATGCACTTATCAGTATAAGTGTAATGACTTAAGAGCACTGATTTGGATTGTATAATATGCAAAAAAATAATCACAAGATCTAGCAACCTTACTATTATTCTATGGTTTATTcggtcaagcaaactagtaaacaTAATTAAGTAAAAAAAACACATGCAATGTGAAATGTATTATGTACGGAGAAATACGTGTTGTCTTCAAACTGttgcacttttgaaaacaaggtaTTACATGGGATATCCTACATATCGGTTTGTTCGGTTTATACGGTTTCCGAGCATTGAAaaccaaacaaaaacaaaacacctAATAACTTTAAAATTTCCAACCGAACAAAAAACCAAACCACCAAATAAATCGGTTAATACGGTTCGGTTCGGTTCAGTTTTCCAGTTTTCGGTTTTATAGTGCCCACCCCTACACACATCCTCCGATGCCACTAGACGCGTCATCGAAACGGTGACCAAGCAGAAAGAACCTTATTCCATTTCCACGGAGCCATCGACGCCTCATCTTTTTGAGTAGGACACAAACTCCAAAAAACACCGAGACATGGAGCAAGATCCCTTCCGCCAACAAGGGCAAGGTCCATCCCGCCTCCATAGCCCTAGGACCAGCAGAGACGAGACGGACTGACAACGACGTCACGACGTCCATGGGAGGCAAAAGAATCCTAATTTCTTTCTTGAAGCGGGAGATAGTTGTTGCGTCTGCGCACGTCGGGGGGATTCCCCAGTGTTTGATCCATAAGGTGTAAAAAGCTAATGATGTAAAGAACTGATGGAGTATAAACCAATTGaaggtagtcccaaaaaaatcagataCAACACAATTTTTTGCATAGGTATAAAAAACAATTTGATGCAAATGTTAAGAAGGTTATAATCTTGCTCCGGGCCCCTAAAATCAGATCAAGGGGGAGCAGGGCGAAGTGAAAAAACAATGGTTCGGAGGAGGGATTTGAGATGGCCGGGGTGTCAGATGCATACATGGTGGAGGTTCAAATGCGTTCGGTTTATTGGAATTGAGAGAATTCCTTATTTGACCCTTTCTTAAAATTTGATTCCCTATTTGACCTAAAATAAAATGTATATGTATGCTCCAGTATTTTGTCTAAATCTGATATGTGCATGTAAAAATTGTACAAAATATCCGTGAAACTCATACTAACATATATATGCATATTGGCTAGTTATACTAATATATATATGTGACCTACCCATGTAAGAACATCTCTAGTGGCTAGTCTATCTCATAGTCTAAACCAAATATAGACCACCGCAGATCAAAAAACATCTCCAGCGGCTGGTCTATCCCATAGTCTAAATTTTAGACATCCATCGAATTAGCTACCCATCGTCCACATTCGGACGACCTCGCGAGGATGTCCAAACCAGAGCTGCTTCTCGCGAGCTCTCTCCCGCACCCATCCGGAGAAGTTCGAGACGAGGAGGACGCTCCCTCCCCTGACCCTAGCTCGCCGCCGTCGCTGAGGTAGGCCCCTATTTCTTCACGTTCGTAAAGAGAGAGAGTGATGGGAGAGACGGCTGCGAGTTGGATCTGACGCGGATGCGAGGGCtcaagcggcggcggcggatgcaaGGGCACGAGCTCGAGGCAGGGGAGGGCGCGAGCGGCGGCTGCGACGGATGCGAGGGCCCGAGCTCAGGGAAGGCGAGGGTGCGAGCGGCAACTGTGGACCTGgtgcgcgagcggcggcggctgCGAGCGGTGGCGGCTGCGTAGGCAATATAGACAATCAAATTTAGACAATCCGCTGGAAAACCGAGGTTGtctaaaatgattttttttacaCCATTGTCTATATAAAGATATAGACTACCAAATTTAGACAAGCCACTAGAAATGCTCTTGTATACAATGAGAAAAAGGTAATGAAGAGATTAAGGAGAGTAGCACAGTCAGCGGTGCTTATTCTTGCGTGCGTACCGTTCCATCGATCTACTAGCCGGCAACTTGTATAAGGACGTGCAAGTGCATCTAGACCGATTGAGCTGCCTGcgtcttagagcatctccaacagccgcgctatattaGCACCGCGCGGTAAAAAAGGCTAATATAGCGCGCGCGCAACGCAGCGgacagctccagcgggcgcgctAAAACCGCGCGCGCTAAAACGATTTGGGCGCGCT
This region includes:
- the LOC123452223 gene encoding rust resistance kinase Lr10-like is translated as MPPWWLLLHFMVALLAVDVEGRHDRYDACPHFSCGHLQDIHDPFRLQGDPTECGAPSYELACVGDRTTIQINTGTYLVTKIDYERSYFWVVDANLDMSSSCPLPRWDQRPYLNGLQGPDGLVEFPPVATWANFVNCSRAITNSSDYKPVVCLSTSSSFVYVLINSYSVERLKPSCGYLAMAALGDLSMLFDNASHGTLVGSLRGGFRVMFPFRCKRTSGDFMGCLKDQIVCNFSSSEHLGLLHSAIVYSPLILKFVAGVCRLVVAPLVVLFFLAHKYWKTRITIDAVEKFLQMQQMIGPTRYAYTDIVAVTSHFRDKLGQGGYGSVYKGILLPGDVHVAIKMLDGKSCCDGEDFISEVSTIGRIHHVNVVRLVGFCSEEMRRALVYEYMPHGSLDKYIFSVEKSFSWDKLSEIALGIARGINYLHQGCDMQILHFDIKPHNILLDTNFVPKVADFGLAKLYPRDNSFVPLSALRGTIGYIAPEMISRSFGVISSKSDVYSFGMLLLEMAGGRRNADPNAANSSQAFYPSWVYDRLTKHELGEISAEMHELERKLCLVGLCCIQMKPHDRPEMSEVIEMLEGSVDSVQVPSRPFFCDDEHSPVVEPYHFLSELTTISEEDE